One stretch of Leadbetterella byssophila DSM 17132 DNA includes these proteins:
- a CDS encoding carbon-nitrogen hydrolase — MKKVNIGLVQMSCSADVEANKQKAIAGIKEAAAKGAQIICLQELFTSLYFCDVEDHSNFNLGESIPGPTTDLLQPLAKELGVVIIASLFEKRAQGLYHNTTAVLDADGTYLGKYRKMHIPDDPGYYEKFYFTPGDLGYKIFETKFARIGVLICWDQWYPEAARITSLMGAEILFYPTAIGWDMEEPDPVINQEQHDAWETIQRSHAVANGLYVVSVNRVGIEAKQKFWGGSFIANPHGRLLFKASHDKEEVHVQEIDLDKTEYYRTTWPYLRDRRIDSYGPITKRFIDSD, encoded by the coding sequence ATGAAGAAGGTAAATATAGGTTTAGTGCAAATGAGCTGCTCTGCAGATGTTGAAGCCAACAAGCAAAAAGCCATTGCAGGTATTAAGGAAGCAGCTGCTAAAGGGGCGCAGATCATCTGCCTTCAAGAGTTGTTTACCTCACTGTATTTTTGTGATGTTGAGGACCATTCAAATTTTAACCTGGGTGAGAGTATTCCTGGTCCTACAACAGATCTACTTCAGCCATTGGCTAAAGAGTTAGGAGTAGTGATCATAGCCTCACTGTTTGAGAAAAGAGCTCAAGGATTATACCATAATACTACTGCAGTACTTGATGCTGATGGTACATACTTAGGCAAATACCGTAAGATGCACATTCCGGATGATCCCGGATACTATGAAAAGTTCTATTTCACTCCGGGTGATTTGGGATACAAGATCTTTGAGACAAAATTTGCCAGGATTGGTGTGTTAATCTGCTGGGATCAATGGTACCCTGAAGCAGCCAGAATCACATCCCTGATGGGAGCTGAAATCCTCTTCTACCCTACAGCCATAGGTTGGGACATGGAAGAACCGGATCCTGTAATTAATCAGGAACAACACGATGCCTGGGAAACCATTCAGCGCTCTCATGCCGTAGCTAATGGCCTTTATGTAGTTTCTGTAAACCGTGTTGGTATAGAAGCGAAGCAGAAATTCTGGGGAGGTTCATTTATCGCGAATCCTCATGGCCGACTGCTCTTCAAGGCATCTCACGATAAAGAAGAGGTACACGTACAGGAAATAGACCTGGATAAAACGGAATATTATCGTACCACCTGGCCCTACCTGCGTGACCGGCGGATTGATTCCTACGGGCCGATTACGAAGCGCTTTATTGACAGCGATTAG
- a CDS encoding GLPGLI family protein, which yields MNKFINTLLFLILFSPLTFSQSFNYEFVYKYETQTHIDKKNTKTGWAVLRANDSLTYFADQWLIKRNEITGNKQFSSQEKIKEISVLPMPVFNYEILKNDSVLTFTHKLDNTYVGFEEQVLGASQWIILPQKEKFLNLSIQKAEIAFGGRQWEAWFTQDIPLNAGPYKFNGLPGLIVKIKSLDNEHIFELSEIKKTDKLIPEITFTKVSKNKYQSLRDLAPVRNMERLNQMGALSGLSVDGRPISASDFISQLKLELANANHIEKE from the coding sequence ATGAATAAATTCATAAACACCTTACTCTTTCTGATTTTATTTTCTCCGCTTACATTCAGCCAAAGTTTTAACTATGAATTTGTATATAAGTATGAAACACAAACCCATATAGATAAAAAAAACACCAAGACTGGATGGGCCGTTTTAAGAGCAAATGACAGCCTGACTTATTTTGCAGATCAATGGTTAATCAAAAGGAATGAAATTACAGGAAATAAACAATTCAGTTCCCAGGAAAAAATCAAAGAAATATCCGTTTTGCCGATGCCTGTTTTCAATTATGAAATTCTTAAAAATGACAGCGTCCTCACATTCACTCATAAATTAGATAATACATATGTCGGATTTGAAGAACAGGTACTGGGCGCTTCGCAGTGGATTATTCTGCCCCAAAAAGAAAAATTCCTGAATCTTTCCATTCAAAAAGCGGAAATAGCCTTTGGAGGCAGACAATGGGAAGCCTGGTTTACCCAGGACATTCCCCTGAACGCGGGCCCTTATAAATTTAATGGTTTACCCGGGTTAATTGTAAAAATTAAATCATTGGATAACGAGCATATATTTGAGTTGAGTGAAATAAAAAAAACGGATAAGCTCATTCCCGAAATCACCTTTACCAAAGTTTCTAAAAATAAATACCAGTCGCTTAGAGATTTAGCGCCCGTAAGAAATATGGAAAGGCTGAACCAGATGGGCGCTTTATCCGGACTTTCAGTAGACGGCAGGCCAATTAGCGCGTCAGATTTTATAAGTCAACTTAAATTAGAATTAGCCAATGCAAATCATATTGAAAAAGAATAA
- a CDS encoding carboxypeptidase-like regulatory domain-containing protein: MRFSSRYAIFLLVLASFNSLAQVKITGKISEQNTLIPLKANVSIVSKKTELVLKFTTSDISGNYIIELPVSRDTLILKVSKMGFESEEKILKNTSQTIDFLLFPKNVELQEVTVKPPPVRKYGDTLSFQVSEFSSLSDRSIGDVISKLPGMETDASGKILYQGKAINRYYINNLNMLDGKYGVVNNNLSYKDVLSVEVFENHQPIRILDSLRLSETAAINIKLKKKVTQSTAMHLGIGAKPFLRDINITPMLFTPNLQFLGSLQSNNIGKEITQQVKSHFQRFDKPELRNWIGIPALLTPPLSLQRWLDNDSHVGTLNMLKKSKNDLELKLNTHLALDKVNQEGSSLINYTLTNEEINYSEKISNRYTNNQFLANLEILKNTSRRYFSNIINIERNWTNDFGANLRPLSEYHHHSNSQNLALSNSLHQIIKKQRNTYNFYSLTNYQESRQKLSVDYTGIDSSKAPLQNLAIHTFYTNNYVEFIKKISSRLNLNIKPSLFFNYNRAESELSNHFLKADTLSQTDWLHFKASTVFSLNFSPKKWLISISSPVSYNYINYKEKGRFSRWNLEPSVYVRLKRSDKLTWYASAGYTNTLSKFGDMYTGFMMTNYLTVIKKDGGFRNNDLYMTRVGLDYADMISGINIHTSYTYSRDIQNLISQNLISPDGYQLITYLEKENRRNNHSIDSRFTKYFFPIKTKLTLGATLFKGNADQYLNGTFLNYTQQAFAPNLSVNNNTFKYLDISYKGTLTISKNRNSTINIISQKLSMGISPYPRSLIRLSAEHYNIQNTDPKYLLADVSLRYTLPRLKQDVELTLSNLTNQSTFRNINLLYFQREETTFQLRPRQIILRSSINF, from the coding sequence ATGCGTTTTAGTAGCAGATACGCTATCTTCTTACTTGTTCTTGCATCATTTAATTCCCTGGCTCAGGTAAAAATAACAGGTAAAATTTCAGAGCAAAATACTTTAATTCCACTAAAAGCGAACGTAAGTATAGTAAGCAAAAAAACAGAACTCGTCTTAAAGTTTACTACTTCTGATATTTCCGGAAATTACATCATAGAGCTGCCCGTCTCAAGAGACACCTTAATTTTGAAGGTAAGCAAAATGGGGTTTGAATCTGAAGAAAAAATTCTTAAAAACACATCACAAACTATTGATTTCTTACTATTTCCCAAAAATGTGGAGTTACAGGAAGTAACCGTTAAGCCCCCACCCGTAAGAAAATACGGCGACACGCTGTCTTTTCAGGTTTCAGAGTTTAGCTCCTTGTCTGACAGAAGTATCGGAGATGTAATCAGCAAGCTGCCCGGTATGGAAACAGATGCCTCCGGAAAAATCTTATATCAGGGCAAAGCTATTAACCGGTATTATATCAATAATCTGAATATGCTTGACGGAAAATATGGGGTAGTAAATAACAATCTGTCCTATAAGGATGTTCTAAGCGTAGAAGTGTTTGAAAATCATCAACCCATAAGAATTTTAGACAGCCTCCGGCTTTCTGAAACGGCAGCCATAAATATTAAGCTTAAAAAAAAGGTTACACAAAGTACAGCAATGCACCTGGGAATAGGCGCTAAGCCTTTTTTAAGAGATATTAACATCACCCCGATGCTGTTCACTCCTAATCTGCAATTTTTAGGCAGCTTACAATCTAACAATATCGGCAAAGAAATAACCCAGCAGGTAAAGAGTCATTTTCAAAGATTTGATAAACCGGAATTAAGAAACTGGATAGGTATACCCGCCTTACTTACACCACCTCTAAGTTTACAGCGGTGGCTTGATAATGACTCCCATGTGGGTACTTTAAATATGCTGAAGAAATCTAAGAATGACTTAGAACTTAAGCTGAATACCCATCTTGCTCTTGACAAGGTAAATCAGGAGGGTTCTTCGCTCATAAATTATACTTTAACAAACGAAGAAATAAACTACTCTGAAAAAATAAGCAACAGGTACACCAACAACCAGTTTTTAGCAAATCTTGAAATACTGAAAAACACTTCCAGGAGATATTTCAGTAATATCATTAATATAGAAAGGAATTGGACAAATGATTTTGGCGCCAACCTCAGACCTTTGAGTGAATACCATCACCATAGTAATTCTCAAAATCTGGCCCTCTCTAATAGTCTTCATCAGATCATAAAAAAACAAAGAAATACGTACAATTTCTATTCATTAACCAATTACCAGGAATCCCGGCAAAAATTATCTGTTGACTATACAGGAATAGACAGTAGCAAGGCCCCCTTGCAAAACCTTGCAATACATACTTTTTATACCAATAATTATGTAGAGTTTATAAAAAAAATATCATCACGACTGAATTTAAACATTAAACCAAGCCTGTTTTTCAACTACAATCGTGCTGAATCTGAATTAAGTAATCACTTTCTTAAAGCAGACACTTTAAGTCAAACAGATTGGTTACATTTTAAAGCAAGTACCGTATTCAGCTTAAATTTTTCACCTAAAAAATGGCTCATATCTATCAGTTCACCGGTATCCTATAACTATATAAACTACAAAGAAAAAGGAAGGTTCAGTCGTTGGAACCTGGAACCTTCTGTGTATGTACGACTGAAAAGGAGCGATAAACTTACCTGGTATGCCAGCGCCGGTTACACGAATACCCTGAGTAAGTTTGGAGACATGTACACTGGATTTATGATGACAAATTACTTAACGGTGATAAAGAAAGACGGGGGTTTCAGAAACAATGACTTATACATGACAAGGGTAGGCTTAGACTACGCAGATATGATCTCCGGAATTAATATACACACCAGCTATACCTATAGCCGGGATATTCAAAACCTGATTTCACAAAATCTGATCAGTCCTGACGGATACCAGTTAATTACATACTTGGAAAAAGAAAACAGAAGAAATAACCACAGTATTGACAGCCGGTTCACCAAATATTTCTTCCCCATTAAAACAAAGCTCACACTGGGTGCTACGCTTTTTAAAGGTAACGCGGATCAGTATTTAAATGGCACCTTTCTGAACTATACGCAACAAGCCTTTGCGCCTAATCTTTCTGTCAACAATAACACCTTTAAGTATTTAGATATTTCTTATAAAGGTACTCTGACTATTTCAAAAAACCGGAATTCAACTATTAACATCATCTCTCAAAAACTTTCTATGGGGATCTCACCCTACCCCAGAAGCTTGATACGCCTGTCAGCCGAGCATTATAACATACAAAATACAGACCCGAAATATCTCCTTGCAGATGTTTCCCTCAGGTACACTTTACCCAGATTAAAACAAGATGTAGAACTAACTTTGAGCAACCTTACTAATCAAAGTACATTCAGGAACATCAACCTTCTTTATTTCCAAAGAGAGGAAACCACCTTTCAACTTCGTCCGCGCCAAATTATACTCAGAAGTAGTATAAACTTTTAA
- a CDS encoding sensor histidine kinase: MENHVFTFFAFGFNVSCSLYFILRYFAKGALYYIYFSGIGIMHSAYMIFCNRLFLNLFSKEWHPALLQTSSVSLSAVVLFFYLFMLNFLDLESEKFTKTILRFGCIYMVAGIFCKMLKLSYSWASDVSVNFFVNYFVVVDALVLFSLFFYVARNRKRHSFYLLLGILVIIALGLCIHGNRFFGWDVSRYHLRQAEILTGNVLFFLMILAKEKEDYQKITQELALAEIQRQKDILDERDRIARDIHDEIGAGVSAIKLHLELLSRKQRDQKEVESDLQELLSVSDGVNQAMRRMIQNLDTSSMMTGTFVSYISEYCEQFLRKAQIRYVLRQTLTDELRVLPPAVTRHLSLCIKEALNNIYKHSRAGEVSLTVLQDETSLVITLKDNGVGFSGSDRTDSCGINNMKNRMELIGGTFSIQSSEKGTEILLRAVI, translated from the coding sequence ATGGAAAATCATGTATTTACGTTCTTTGCCTTTGGATTCAACGTCAGCTGTTCCTTATACTTTATCCTGAGGTATTTCGCAAAAGGGGCACTATACTATATTTACTTTTCGGGTATAGGTATCATGCATTCCGCGTACATGATTTTTTGTAACCGGCTTTTCTTAAATCTCTTTAGTAAGGAATGGCATCCCGCGCTGCTACAAACCAGTTCTGTAAGCCTTAGTGCTGTGGTTTTATTTTTTTACTTATTCATGTTGAATTTTCTAGATTTAGAAAGTGAAAAATTTACGAAGACTATCCTGCGTTTTGGGTGCATATACATGGTAGCCGGTATATTCTGCAAAATGCTGAAGCTCAGTTATTCCTGGGCATCCGATGTTTCTGTTAATTTTTTCGTGAATTATTTTGTGGTGGTGGATGCCCTCGTATTATTCTCATTGTTTTTCTATGTGGCAAGGAATCGGAAACGCCACAGTTTTTATTTACTTCTTGGCATTCTTGTCATTATTGCTCTTGGTCTTTGTATTCATGGAAACCGGTTTTTCGGGTGGGATGTATCCAGGTACCATCTTCGGCAGGCCGAAATATTGACAGGAAATGTTCTTTTCTTCCTGATGATTTTAGCCAAAGAGAAAGAAGATTATCAGAAGATAACTCAGGAGCTGGCCCTTGCGGAGATCCAAAGACAAAAAGATATCCTTGACGAGCGCGACAGGATAGCCCGCGATATTCACGACGAGATCGGGGCGGGCGTATCAGCCATAAAGCTTCACCTGGAACTTTTGAGTCGTAAGCAGCGGGATCAAAAGGAAGTGGAGTCTGATTTACAGGAGCTATTGTCCGTATCTGATGGGGTCAATCAGGCGATGCGCCGGATGATTCAGAACCTGGATACCTCCTCCATGATGACCGGTACTTTTGTAAGCTATATTTCGGAGTATTGTGAGCAGTTTTTGAGGAAAGCGCAAATCCGCTATGTCTTAAGACAAACGTTAACAGATGAATTACGGGTTCTTCCGCCTGCGGTTACCCGGCATTTGTCTTTATGTATCAAAGAGGCTCTGAACAATATTTATAAGCACAGCCGGGCCGGGGAGGTGAGCCTTACGGTATTACAGGATGAAACTTCTTTAGTGATCACCCTGAAAGACAACGGCGTGGGCTTCTCCGGTTCAGACCGGACGGACTCCTGCGGTATAAATAATATGAAAAACCGCATGGAGCTTATTGGCGGTACGTTTTCCATACAGTCTTCAGAAAAGGGAACGGAAATTTTGCTGAGGGCTGTAATTTAG
- a CDS encoding response regulator transcription factor: MPISIIIIEDDPLYNQTLRKIIDHEDGMTCVAQCYSYEDAVDQLKALNPHVALVDIRLENKSGIEVMEAVAGFGLQTQYIICSVSDDDRNIVSALRIGASGYLVKGESMEKIVASIREVYQGGVPFSSKVARKVLKQFSPKETFHELTKTEQEVILLVSQGLTYQEISDKQCVSLDTVRKHLVNIYRKLGVNNKVEAINKIRGIM, encoded by the coding sequence ATGCCTATAAGCATCATTATAATTGAAGATGATCCGCTATACAATCAAACGCTCCGGAAGATTATAGATCATGAAGACGGAATGACCTGTGTGGCGCAGTGCTATTCATACGAGGATGCCGTAGATCAATTGAAAGCCTTAAATCCGCATGTGGCATTGGTTGACATCCGGTTGGAAAACAAGAGCGGAATAGAGGTGATGGAAGCGGTAGCCGGGTTCGGTCTGCAGACACAATACATTATCTGCTCTGTGTCTGATGATGACCGGAATATAGTATCTGCCTTACGCATAGGAGCTTCGGGTTACCTGGTTAAAGGAGAAAGTATGGAGAAGATTGTGGCCTCAATCAGGGAAGTGTACCAGGGCGGAGTACCTTTTTCGTCTAAAGTGGCACGAAAGGTGTTAAAGCAGTTCAGTCCCAAAGAAACTTTTCATGAACTTACCAAAACAGAGCAAGAGGTGATTCTCCTGGTGTCGCAGGGTTTGACTTACCAGGAGATTTCAGATAAGCAATGTGTGTCTCTGGATACGGTCAGAAAGCACCTGGTCAATATATACCGTAAACTGGGAGTGAATAATAAGGTAGAAGCCATCAATAAAATAAGAGGAATAATGTGA
- a CDS encoding TonB-dependent receptor → MKQMIQILLMVLSLSSYAQGVVSGRVQSGGKPVVAASVTLGSQGVFTDEEGKFELRGVLSGKIKVSAVGYTAEVRDWDGITRDLGVIELRESAAALDEVVISGTMKEVSRLDSPVPVEVFTARFFKSNPNPSVFDALQIVNGVRPQVNCNVCSTGDIHINGLEGPYTMVLIDGMPIVSGLSTVYGLSGIPQALIERMEVVKGPASTLYGSEAVGGLINIITKTPNKAPVFSVDAFATTWGEVNADVAGKFKAGDRVQSLLGVNYFNFQNPVDKNNDNFTDLTLQHRISVFNKWDIQQKGGRALSLAGRYMYEDRWGGEMTWNRSFRGGDEVYGESIYTQRWEAFGNYKLSSKFNFMFSGNWHDQNSVYGDTPYLANQNIYFGQLTWGQRVKAHDLLAGLAYRYTYYDDNTPATFISGRNQPTHTHLPGIFLQDEIRLNTNHTVMLGARYDYNSVHGSIFSPRVNYKWSSDDRSTVFRLGGGNGFRVANVFTEDHAALTGAREVVFLEDLKPETSWNGNANLVKKFYLDNGTFLNVDATVFYTYFTNKIIPDYDTDANKIIYANLDGHAVSKGVSLSVDAAFASGLKILLGGTLMDVHTTGEGQKERQMFAERFTGTWSVGYTFAKQKINVDYTGNLYGPMRLPLLGDSDPRPEYSPVWSIQNIQVTKSFRDQWEIYGGIKNLLNWTPAKNTPFLIARAHDPFDKEVVFDGTGSPVPSENNPYGLTFDPSYVYASNQGIRGFLGVRFTVK, encoded by the coding sequence ATGAAGCAGATGATACAAATATTGTTAATGGTTTTGTCCTTGAGTTCCTATGCTCAAGGGGTAGTTTCAGGTAGAGTTCAGTCGGGAGGCAAGCCGGTAGTGGCTGCTTCCGTTACACTTGGTTCGCAAGGGGTTTTTACTGACGAGGAGGGTAAATTCGAATTGAGAGGGGTATTGTCGGGGAAGATTAAGGTATCTGCTGTGGGTTATACTGCAGAGGTAAGGGACTGGGATGGTATAACAAGAGACCTTGGAGTTATTGAGTTGCGCGAATCTGCAGCAGCATTAGATGAAGTGGTCATTAGTGGTACCATGAAGGAAGTCTCCCGCTTAGATAGTCCTGTACCTGTGGAAGTTTTTACGGCCAGGTTCTTTAAGTCTAATCCTAATCCTTCGGTATTTGATGCGCTGCAGATTGTTAACGGGGTAAGACCACAGGTGAACTGTAATGTATGCAGTACCGGCGATATTCACATTAACGGCCTGGAGGGACCCTATACCATGGTGCTGATTGACGGGATGCCGATAGTGAGCGGCTTATCCACCGTATACGGCCTGAGCGGTATTCCGCAGGCATTGATAGAGCGCATGGAAGTAGTGAAAGGTCCTGCTTCCACGCTGTACGGAAGCGAAGCGGTAGGCGGACTGATAAATATCATTACAAAAACACCTAATAAGGCTCCGGTATTTTCAGTAGATGCCTTTGCCACCACCTGGGGGGAGGTGAATGCCGATGTGGCTGGGAAATTTAAAGCGGGAGACAGGGTACAGTCCTTACTGGGGGTAAACTACTTCAATTTTCAGAATCCGGTAGATAAGAACAACGATAATTTTACGGACCTTACTTTACAGCACAGAATATCGGTGTTTAATAAATGGGACATTCAGCAAAAAGGGGGGCGCGCTTTGTCTTTGGCAGGTCGTTATATGTACGAAGACCGCTGGGGCGGGGAGATGACCTGGAACCGTTCCTTCCGGGGCGGTGACGAAGTGTATGGAGAAAGTATTTATACCCAACGCTGGGAGGCGTTCGGAAACTATAAGCTGTCGTCTAAATTCAATTTTATGTTCAGCGGCAACTGGCATGATCAGAACAGCGTATACGGAGATACGCCTTACCTGGCTAACCAGAATATTTATTTCGGCCAACTTACCTGGGGTCAGAGAGTGAAGGCGCATGATCTGCTGGCCGGCCTGGCCTACCGTTATACGTACTATGATGACAATACTCCGGCCACTTTCATCAGCGGAAGAAACCAGCCTACCCACACCCACCTGCCCGGTATTTTTCTGCAGGACGAGATCCGGCTGAATACGAACCATACCGTTATGCTGGGTGCCCGCTACGACTACAATTCGGTACACGGAAGCATTTTTTCACCGAGAGTGAACTATAAATGGAGCTCGGATGACCGTTCTACTGTATTCAGGCTGGGCGGAGGAAACGGCTTCCGGGTGGCCAACGTATTTACCGAAGACCATGCGGCCCTCACCGGTGCCCGGGAAGTAGTATTCCTGGAAGATCTGAAACCGGAAACCTCGTGGAACGGGAACGCCAACCTGGTGAAGAAGTTTTATCTGGATAACGGTACTTTTCTGAACGTAGATGCCACCGTCTTCTATACCTATTTTACCAATAAGATCATTCCGGATTATGATACGGATGCGAATAAGATCATCTATGCCAACCTCGACGGCCATGCCGTTTCCAAGGGGGTATCGCTGAGTGTGGATGCTGCTTTTGCCAGTGGCCTGAAAATTCTCCTGGGCGGTACGCTGATGGATGTGCATACTACCGGGGAAGGGCAGAAGGAAAGGCAGATGTTTGCCGAACGTTTTACCGGAACCTGGAGTGTGGGATATACTTTTGCGAAGCAGAAAATCAATGTGGATTATACCGGTAACCTGTACGGCCCCATGCGTCTGCCGCTCTTAGGAGACTCAGACCCGCGCCCGGAATATTCGCCCGTGTGGAGCATTCAGAATATCCAGGTAACCAAAAGCTTCAGGGATCAATGGGAAATTTACGGAGGGATTAAAAACCTGCTCAACTGGACCCCGGCCAAAAACACCCCTTTCCTGATTGCAAGAGCGCATGATCCTTTTGATAAAGAGGTGGTATTTGACGGGACCGGAAGCCCGGTACCCTCGGAAAATAACCCCTACGGCCTGACCTTTGATCCTTCTTATGTTTATGCCTCCAATCAGGGAATCCGGGGATTTTTAGGGGTGAGGTTTACGGTGAAATAG
- a CDS encoding NfeD family protein produces the protein MEPISFWVVIGIALLIVEILSVSFYSIFFGIGGLVTALFVYIGLADEISAQLLVFGIASMASLFIFRKKLVELFDKNAKDFKEIVDDFAKVSSPIPPHGEGKVYYRGADWIAYSDAEHSIDKDARVKIRKIDGIKLIVEPA, from the coding sequence ATGGAACCAATTAGCTTCTGGGTAGTCATAGGAATTGCCCTACTTATCGTAGAGATACTGTCGGTCTCATTTTATTCCATATTCTTTGGGATCGGCGGTTTGGTAACTGCACTTTTTGTATACATTGGTTTAGCGGATGAAATCTCTGCACAGTTGTTAGTGTTTGGGATAGCTTCTATGGCCAGTTTGTTTATATTCCGTAAAAAACTTGTGGAATTGTTCGATAAGAATGCTAAGGATTTTAAAGAGATCGTTGATGATTTTGCGAAGGTATCTTCTCCAATTCCTCCACATGGGGAAGGAAAAGTGTACTACAGAGGAGCGGACTGGATTGCGTACTCAGATGCAGAACACAGCATTGATAAAGATGCCCGGGTAAAGATTCGGAAGATCGATGGAATTAAACTGATTGTTGAACCCGCTTAA
- a CDS encoding SPFH domain-containing protein encodes MYPVVAIVFLVVVIIMMGVKVVPQQTAFIVERLGKFNGVLQPGINFIIPFFDRVAYKHSLKEKAYDIHEQICITKDNVQVRVDGVIFLQVIDPKQASYGINDFAFAVTQLAQTTMRSEIGKIDLDKTFVERMVINHAVVAAIDEAAIGWGVKVLRYEIKNITPPATVLQAMEKQMQAERERRSVILESEGKKQFAINVAEGEKARLVLESEAQKLQQINQAEGEAAAIRSVAEATAESIRLVAEALQTKGGMEALQLKVAGDYIEQFGNLAKTNNTMIIPSNLADLSGVIATAMNVIKKEK; translated from the coding sequence ATGTATCCTGTAGTAGCGATTGTTTTTTTAGTAGTAGTCATCATCATGATGGGAGTCAAGGTGGTGCCTCAGCAGACTGCTTTCATCGTGGAAAGACTGGGTAAATTTAACGGAGTTCTCCAACCGGGTATCAACTTCATAATCCCATTTTTCGACAGAGTAGCCTATAAGCATAGTCTCAAGGAGAAGGCCTATGATATACATGAGCAGATCTGTATCACGAAAGATAACGTGCAAGTAAGAGTAGACGGTGTGATCTTCTTGCAGGTGATTGATCCTAAACAAGCTTCATACGGTATCAATGATTTTGCATTTGCCGTTACTCAGTTGGCTCAAACTACCATGCGTAGTGAGATTGGTAAGATAGACTTAGATAAGACTTTCGTAGAAAGGATGGTGATAAACCATGCGGTGGTAGCGGCCATTGATGAGGCGGCTATAGGTTGGGGTGTGAAAGTCCTTCGTTACGAGATTAAAAACATTACTCCTCCTGCTACTGTACTTCAAGCTATGGAAAAGCAGATGCAGGCAGAGAGGGAGAGACGTTCTGTGATTCTTGAGTCTGAAGGTAAGAAGCAGTTTGCTATCAACGTGGCAGAAGGGGAGAAGGCAAGACTCGTATTGGAATCTGAGGCTCAGAAATTGCAGCAAATTAACCAAGCTGAGGGTGAAGCGGCAGCCATACGTTCTGTAGCGGAGGCAACGGCTGAATCTATTCGTTTAGTGGCAGAGGCTCTGCAGACGAAAGGAGGTATGGAAGCGTTACAATTAAAAGTGGCCGGAGATTATATAGAGCAGTTTGGTAACCTGGCTAAGACAAACAATACCATGATTATTCCTTCAAATCTTGCTGATTTGTCGGGTGTGATCGCAACAGCAATGAATGTCATTAAAAAAGAAAAATAA